cctttttctggggatgctacatttcatgcgtgcaggttcagacagacatgcgggtagacctcctcagtaggtgttgtccgagttcagctttatcggtaagctccacgtccttcggagttgccaggtctagaagTTTTGTTTACATcctgtgtatatatgtatatagattatgggtaggtcggagccctgttccgatcacggtacatccatcagtataggcttgtagacataacatgtcagttagtgcagtatgttgggcttgtaggccttgtatgtatattttgttggtttttcagttgtagtagttatgacggccttcccagcctagctttatattgatgtttagtcagcgttggtttccattcagttttatattttgcttcgcaaattatcttgaaatgtggtccatggccaaagtatgacattatatgttcacaTTCTCTTAGTcgtaagttggtacgcaaggataggtgaggcaccgggtgccggtctcaccCTTAGGTTCGGGGCgagacaaaagtggtattagagcagttatgtcctagggagtctacaagttgtgtctagtagggtcttgtttatagatgtgttgtgcaccacattatataagcaggggactacagggcatttaagagttggttacccttctttcaaatctaaatcgtcttatagaactgagttataggaaatttgagttaaacttacgtgttggcatttgcatgcacagatgacggtgactaggaagactacagctagtcagaggagagatacaacagtaggtgaggggactatCAGGGtaccccagtagatggggcccagtagGAGGCCCAGGGAGAGACCCATACtgagccattaccggctccttcACCACCTGgggagattcctagggagaccGCACATCTAGTTCCCCCTCCGCTTCTATCgaatcaggacttgaggagtgtggtgcatttgttgacacagttggtagctacccagcaacaggctagggcatccgctagtgcaggatcttctgaggggtctgggagttcaagggtccaagagtttattgctttgagtcccccagagttcacggggacagatcagagggaggacccgcaggatttcatagatcagcttcacaggatctttcgggttatgcatgccacaaagaaagaggcagttgagctagtagtttttcgactccgagatataaccatcatttggtacgagggatgggagaggtccaggggatgtgatgcacctccagctatttgggagaatttttcagatgccttccttgaccagtacttaccgcgggagatccgacaggctcgagtcgatcagtttctaaccctcaagcagggcaatatgagtgttcgagagtatagtctccgttttgactcattggccacaTATGCACCATCTATAGTTGCTACGATGTGGGACaagatccacaggtttatagcaggatTGGCTCTAGAGTTGAccaaggcatgtgccaccgctgcattgcaggacagtatggatatctcccggattcaggcattcgcccagaatgtagaaaggggtaggcgtcaaCAGTAGGGTGCAGAGAGGACTGAGTCAGGACATCGTAAGAGGATTAGATTttccaggtctcaggagcagtctcagggtagttataggtcCCAGTACTTCGAACgtccacctaggcctccgccacctcagttacagggttacatgtatgaccgctatactcagtcaggaccaggtgagagctcacgggcatcgggtttgtagcgacaacgaggttcagggcagacatggtcatttccgccgtggtgtgacatctgtggtagaggacacttgggccaatgctgaGCTGGttccgatgcttgttatacatgtggatgTCCGGGCCATATGAtgtgagattgcccaaatagagattctgggggtatggcacaaccagcaaattcagcaacaggatcatctatgtccatgcatccttcagggcacgagtctcagtcttcggctggtagaggtcgaggcagaggtagaggttccactTCAGGTAGTAACCAGAATCGtagctatgctttagcgggtcaacaggaccaggagtcttcaccagacgttgtgacaggtatgttgaccatttgctctcatgatgcttatgccttgatagacccaggatctactttatcgtgtattaccccatttgtcgcggggaagtttggtatagtgccggAAATACTAAATGATCCTTTTgcagtatctacaccggtcggagaatcgattattgctagacgggtttaccgagggtATATGGTGACAGTTTGTGGTCGTCAGACCACAgtcgacctagttgagctagagatgttggattttgatgctatcatgggcatggactggttggcagcttgctatgccacagttgattgtcgagcaaagacagctagatttcattttccaggcgagccagtccttgaatgggtaggtaatacagcaacacccagaggtaggtttatttcctatctgaaggcaaggaaaatgatcgcaaaagggtgcatttatcatattgtacgagttagagatgcagatactgagatacctatacttcaatctattttagtagtcaaagagtatgcagatgtatttctagatgaacttccaggtattcctctagagcgagagattgattttggcatagatttgcttccgggaactcaaccaatatccatccctccgtatagaatggcacctgccgaattgaaggagttaaaggagcagttaaaatatttgctggagaaaggtttcatcaggcccagtaccttgccttggggtgcaccggtactgtttGTGTGGAAGAAAGATAGCTCGCTGAGGATGTATATCGATTATAGGCAActaaacaaggtaactattaaaaataaatatccacttccaaggatcgatgacttgtttgatcagttgcaggaggctagatgcttttcaaagatagatttgaggtcggggtaccaccaggtcagagttcgggagaaagatattcccaagACAGCCTTTAAGACCCGATATGACCACTTCGAGTTCCTtttcatgtccttcgggttgatgaATACACCTgccgtattcatggacttgatgaatagcctattccggccatttttaggtctgttcgtgatagtatttattgatgatattctggtttattcacgttcagaggatgagcatgtggaccacctgtgaacggtactccaaaccctatgtgatagtaaattatatgctaagttttctaaatgtgagttctggtttaagtctgtagcattcttggggcacattgtatccgatggaggtataaaggtagacactcagaagattgaggctatgaaatcctggcctagacctaccactcagACAGAGAtttgtagctttctaggcttagcaggatactatcggaggttcatagagggttttcttccctttcggcaccattgacgaagttgaagcaaaaagcaactaagtttcagtggacaaaggattgcgagcagagtttccaagagcttaagaacaggttgacctcagcgctagttctaacacttccagagggtccaaatggttatgccatgtattgtgataCCTCAGGtttcgggttaggatgtgtcttTATGCAACATGGGagggtaattgcgtatgcttcaaggcagttaaggaaacACGAGCgaaattatccgacccacgacctcgagttagccgAAGTTGTCCacgcacttaagatatggcgacattatttatatggcattcatgttgatgtatttacagatcataaaagcatGCAATATaccttcaagcaaaaagagttgaatttgcgacagaggcgatgacttgagttattgaaagattacgatgttaacattctctaccatccagacaaagctaatgtggtagcagatgccttaagtcgccgatctatgggtagcttaacacatgtagaggctgagaaaagacaattaactagagagattcatcaattggcttgtttgagggttcggttagtagactctcgcaatggtggagttgtactccaaaatactgcaaaatcatctctcatagctgaagtaaaggagaggcagtacgaggaccaagagttggtcgagttgagagagcgagttccgcagcagaagaagccgttGTTAGAGCTCAATGGAGATGGGGTTCTTAGATACATGGGTCATTTGTGTGTTCCATATGTGGCAGGGCTATGAGAcatgattatgtcagaggcacattattcgtggtactccattcatcctgggtcgacgaagatgtatcatgacattaaggatgtgtactggtggaataatatgaagaaaaatattgctgagtttgtcgctcagtgtcctagttgccagcaagtgaagatagagcaccagaagcccggagggctaatgcatactatagagatcccgacgtggAAATAGGAggtgataaacatggactttatcacgggtttacctcgttctcatcgtaagttcgattccatatgggtgatagtcgataggctcatgaaattagctcatttcctaccggtaaaatctacatatacaacagaagactatgcaaagttatatattaggGAGATAGTGCGGCTATACGGAGTACtgatatctattatatctgaccgtggggaccagtttacaacacatttttggaggtcatttcagaaaggtctagggagtcaggtgaatctcagcacaacttttcatccacaaactgatggacaagccgatcGCACAATTCAGaagctcgaggatatgttacgagcatgtgtgttagattttaaaagaagttgggatgaacatttacctcttatcgagtttgcatataataacagttaccactccagtatccatatggctctgtacgaggctttgtatgggcgtaagtgcagatctcctatagggtggtttgatgttggagaatctgggttacatgggtcAGACCTAATTCAGCAAGTCGtggagaaagtaaagcttatccgggagcgactgttgacagcccagagtcgtcagaagtcatattatGACGTGCGACGACGAGACTTAGATTTaggggttaatgactgggtattcttaaaagtatcacctatgaagggcgtgatgaggtttggcaagaaaggcaagcttagcccacagtctattgggccttataggatcattcggagagtaggcc
The DNA window shown above is from Nicotiana tomentosiformis chromosome 8, ASM39032v3, whole genome shotgun sequence and carries:
- the LOC138897908 gene encoding uncharacterized protein, translating into MAQPANSATGSSMSMHPSGHESQSSAGRGRGRGRGSTSGSNQNRSYALAGQQDQESSPDVVTDPGSTLSCITPFVAGKFGIVPEILNDPFAVSTPVGESIIARRVYRGYMVTVCGRQTTVDLVELEMLDFDAIMGMDWAMRHDYVRGTLFVVLHSSWVDEDVS